One window of Natrinema sp. SYSU A 869 genomic DNA carries:
- a CDS encoding response regulator, with protein sequence MEWKSSVSSQEAEILLVEDNPGDVRLVRELFIDASIANTLHAVATEEEALDFLNKRGEFADTPRPDIILLDWHLPQATGEDVLRAIKNNHELDQVPVIVLTGSTAGEDLLISSEVQPDAYLTKPLNPDDFVSLIRSFELFWLTVLRSSSNP encoded by the coding sequence ATGGAATGGAAATCCTCTGTCTCCAGTCAGGAGGCGGAGATCCTGTTAGTAGAAGACAATCCCGGCGATGTTCGGCTCGTCAGAGAACTGTTCATAGACGCGTCAATCGCAAATACGCTCCATGCGGTTGCTACTGAAGAAGAAGCACTCGATTTCTTGAATAAGCGCGGTGAGTTCGCGGACACTCCACGACCCGATATTATTTTGCTTGATTGGCATCTGCCACAAGCGACGGGTGAGGATGTTCTTCGTGCGATTAAGAACAATCACGAGTTAGACCAGGTACCTGTAATCGTGTTAACGGGCTCTACTGCAGGAGAAGACCTTCTCATTTCGTCTGAAGTCCAACCCGATGCCTATCTCACCAAGCCGCTTAATCCCGATGACTTTGTCTCACTCATTCGTTCCTTCGAACTCTTTTGGCTAACCGTCCTTCGCTCGTCATCGAATCCGTAG
- a CDS encoding alpha/beta hydrolase, which produces MKTLVESGENEQALVLFERDIAGLPPDELDELRATPMWQKMVDAAHTLPRELQAISEYEFEPARFADMTPPTLLLSGGESPSFYKDATEAVHEALPNSRIATFEGEQHMAMHTAPDRFIDEVVTFIQETN; this is translated from the coding sequence ATGAAGACGCTAGTGGAGAGCGGGGAGAACGAACAGGCGCTCGTACTATTTGAGCGTGACATCGCTGGTCTCCCGCCCGATGAACTTGACGAGTTGCGTGCGACGCCAATGTGGCAGAAGATGGTAGACGCAGCCCATACGCTTCCCCGTGAGCTGCAGGCAATCAGCGAGTACGAGTTTGAACCCGCCCGATTTGCAGACATGACCCCGCCGACCTTGTTGTTGTCCGGCGGTGAGAGTCCCTCATTCTACAAAGACGCAACGGAAGCAGTTCACGAAGCACTCCCGAACAGCCGAATCGCTACCTTCGAAGGAGAACAACATATGGCAATGCACACCGCACCAGACCGATTCATCGACGAGGTGGTCACATTTATCCAAGAAACGAACTAA
- a CDS encoding alpha/beta fold hydrolase translates to MRSAFADHYTVYAVERRGRGESGDAAEYKLEREAEDVVAVVEAIDERVTLLGHSGGPCIL, encoded by the coding sequence ATCCGTTCTGCGTTCGCTGATCACTACACGGTCTACGCGGTTGAGCGTCGGGGTCGCGGCGAGAGCGGTGACGCCGCCGAGTACAAACTGGAACGGGAGGCTGAGGACGTGGTTGCAGTCGTTGAGGCAATCGACGAGCGAGTGACATTGCTCGGTCATTCCGGCGGGCCCTGTATTCTCTAG
- a CDS encoding ATP-dependent DNA helicase → MTEPNTQQRELIESTEGTYLVDAGAGTGKTFAVTRRYANIVEQSGVEPDDVLLVTFTNNAATEMKERIVGQCHYGMRELADAPIQTFHSLCHDLLQEHGHTAPEYLDIDDTITGSTRIVSDDVVEDGLFQEFINSFSDDNPEYDDRFRAISDPVELLDLVEELAAKGVFPTADGWYRDGERYLDGDFDAFKRLFDDLNEPRNGGSKQSQLRSKLYRYGKNKCYLPEAPDKAEIRGSGKQIPDEVARDVFEEDRSELKQFVHDVYYEYIQFALRRNYLNFGFLQLFAFVLLCENHDLRDKVAFEYVMVDEFQDSSEIQFKLALLLSGTENVCVVGDWKQSIYGFQYADVDNIVEFETRLNGFAEELNQDANRVRFDTNDVTTIEFVENYRSTQSILDFSEHGLLVPATGSDEVDVEETRNRIISLESNSDHENTTIEALQSEAEHESILAKIQEIVGNSEYRVEDDNGDLRVPEYRDIAVLTRTRYFGRELLQAADKYAVPTAYEGGIELFRTDQAKLLLAWLRILEDDLDRGWAVVLEEAGYMLDEIDRILDRGGYPEAMIDFCDELAGMETLGGVARRVFSRYGYDGATADVILHTIQSIHSTTTMTRGDLIRFIERSIDVGSTHEVSASAGANSVTVQTIHSAKGLEYPIVILANMNSGRFPPSGGGSSTISYKDPVGLRQRTVYSEAAHEKPHVYDNWRPDVLQRCLPRDYDEERRLLYVAITRAESHVVFTAGADPNTFLEELPVDIEPVVPDPEVVAVEEGEQAQLEIEIPGTEGPVRYSPHSLMDGDVFEEGDEGRGLEFGSRVHEFAERYALCEAVEPESKDEERIQTLLDSMGGEIRVEESAFLPLEIDGERVSIHGIVDLVHVTEDTIEIIDYKTDLERHATAEYQTQLSVYWHVLSEAYPDRKITASIFYTGDDELVTVAPLSRGELGALIRDQAEQT, encoded by the coding sequence ATGACTGAACCTAACACGCAACAGCGAGAACTCATCGAGAGCACTGAGGGCACCTATCTCGTCGACGCCGGCGCCGGAACCGGAAAGACGTTCGCAGTTACCCGACGCTATGCGAACATTGTCGAGCAGTCCGGCGTCGAACCGGACGACGTCCTCCTCGTTACCTTCACGAACAACGCCGCGACCGAGATGAAAGAGCGAATCGTCGGGCAGTGCCACTACGGAATGCGCGAGCTCGCCGACGCGCCGATCCAGACGTTCCATTCGCTGTGTCACGATCTCCTCCAGGAACACGGGCATACGGCCCCGGAATATCTCGATATCGACGACACGATTACTGGCTCGACCCGGATCGTCAGCGATGACGTCGTTGAGGATGGACTGTTTCAGGAGTTCATCAACAGCTTCAGCGACGATAATCCCGAGTATGACGATCGTTTTCGAGCGATTTCCGATCCGGTGGAACTGTTAGACCTTGTCGAGGAATTGGCTGCGAAGGGCGTCTTTCCGACTGCTGACGGGTGGTACCGCGATGGGGAGCGCTATCTCGACGGCGATTTCGACGCGTTCAAACGCCTGTTCGATGACCTCAATGAACCCCGGAACGGAGGGAGCAAACAGTCTCAGCTGCGTTCGAAGCTGTACCGCTACGGGAAGAACAAGTGCTACCTTCCGGAAGCTCCCGACAAAGCCGAGATACGCGGTAGCGGGAAGCAGATCCCGGATGAGGTCGCCCGTGACGTGTTCGAGGAAGATCGAAGCGAGTTGAAGCAGTTCGTTCACGACGTTTACTACGAGTACATTCAGTTCGCGCTCCGCCGCAACTACCTGAACTTCGGATTCCTGCAGTTGTTCGCGTTCGTGCTGCTCTGTGAGAACCACGACCTGCGTGACAAGGTCGCTTTCGAGTACGTGATGGTCGACGAGTTTCAGGACTCGAGCGAGATCCAGTTCAAACTCGCGTTGCTTCTCTCCGGGACCGAAAACGTCTGCGTCGTCGGGGACTGGAAGCAGAGTATCTATGGCTTCCAGTATGCCGACGTGGACAATATCGTCGAGTTCGAAACACGGTTGAACGGGTTCGCCGAGGAGTTGAATCAGGATGCTAATCGCGTTCGCTTCGATACAAACGACGTGACTACGATCGAGTTCGTCGAGAACTACCGATCGACGCAGTCGATCCTGGATTTCTCGGAACACGGGCTTCTCGTTCCAGCGACCGGCAGCGACGAGGTCGATGTCGAGGAAACGCGAAACCGGATCATCTCTCTCGAGTCCAATAGTGATCACGAGAACACGACGATCGAAGCACTACAGAGTGAGGCGGAACACGAGTCGATACTGGCCAAAATACAGGAGATCGTCGGCAACAGTGAGTATCGAGTGGAAGACGACAATGGGGACCTCCGAGTACCGGAGTATCGCGATATTGCAGTACTGACCCGAACGCGATATTTCGGTCGTGAACTCTTACAGGCGGCCGACAAGTATGCGGTGCCAACGGCCTATGAGGGCGGGATCGAACTGTTCCGGACTGATCAGGCCAAACTCCTGCTGGCGTGGCTCAGGATCCTCGAGGACGATCTCGATCGCGGGTGGGCCGTCGTCCTCGAGGAAGCTGGCTACATGCTCGACGAGATCGATCGGATTCTCGATCGAGGTGGCTATCCCGAGGCCATGATTGACTTCTGCGATGAGTTGGCTGGGATGGAGACGCTCGGTGGCGTCGCACGGCGCGTGTTCTCCCGGTATGGGTACGATGGGGCGACTGCCGACGTCATCCTTCACACGATCCAGTCGATTCATAGCACGACAACGATGACGCGGGGCGATCTCATCCGCTTTATCGAGCGGAGTATCGACGTAGGTAGCACCCATGAGGTCAGCGCGAGTGCGGGTGCGAATTCGGTGACGGTCCAGACGATTCACTCTGCGAAGGGACTCGAGTATCCGATCGTCATTCTCGCGAATATGAACAGCGGTCGCTTCCCGCCATCCGGTGGTGGCAGTAGTACAATCTCCTACAAGGATCCAGTTGGGCTCCGGCAGCGGACGGTATACTCGGAAGCGGCGCATGAGAAACCGCATGTCTATGACAATTGGCGTCCAGACGTCCTTCAGCGATGCCTTCCTCGTGATTACGATGAGGAGCGCCGATTGCTGTACGTCGCTATCACGCGAGCCGAAAGTCACGTCGTCTTCACTGCGGGGGCTGACCCTAATACATTCCTCGAGGAGCTTCCCGTCGATATAGAGCCGGTTGTGCCAGATCCCGAGGTGGTGGCGGTCGAAGAGGGTGAGCAAGCACAACTCGAGATCGAGATCCCGGGAACAGAGGGGCCAGTTCGGTATTCGCCCCACTCGCTGATGGACGGCGATGTTTTCGAAGAGGGAGATGAGGGACGTGGTCTCGAGTTTGGCTCTCGCGTTCACGAGTTCGCCGAACGGTACGCACTGTGTGAGGCTGTCGAACCAGAGAGCAAGGATGAAGAGCGTATCCAGACGCTGCTCGATTCAATGGGCGGTGAAATCAGGGTCGAAGAGAGCGCGTTCCTACCGCTCGAGATAGATGGGGAACGAGTGTCCATCCATGGGATCGTCGATCTGGTTCACGTGACAGAGGACACCATCGAGATCATCGATTACAAGACGGATCTGGAGCGGCATGCAACAGCGGAGTATCAAACCCAGTTGAGCGTCTACTGGCACGTGTTATCGGAGGCGTATCCGGATCGGAAGATCACCGCGAGTATCTTCTACACCGGTGATGATGAATTGGTGACGGTTGCACCGCTCTCGAGGGGTGAGCTTGGCGCACTTATACGCGATCAGGCCGAGCAGACGTGA
- a CDS encoding PIN domain-containing protein has product MPRALLDTTVLFAAAYRRDSAHDDALLILQGIDDGSLPETVVLDYVLAETLNGLTTHAGHDAAVDLLDRIEENARFHIDSLNTDALATGKALFRQHEPLSFVDACIIAYMQTEGLGYLYAFDDDFDAVDDVYQLDTATDPSDPS; this is encoded by the coding sequence ATGCCACGCGCACTCCTCGATACGACGGTTCTGTTTGCTGCGGCCTATCGACGAGATAGCGCCCACGACGATGCGCTCCTAATCCTGCAGGGAATCGACGATGGGTCGCTTCCGGAAACGGTCGTCCTTGACTACGTGCTCGCAGAAACCCTCAACGGCCTCACGACCCACGCCGGTCACGATGCAGCTGTCGACCTCCTCGATCGGATCGAGGAAAACGCTCGGTTCCACATCGACTCGCTCAACACGGACGCCCTCGCGACGGGGAAAGCACTGTTCAGACAGCACGAGCCACTATCCTTTGTCGATGCGTGCATTATCGCGTATATGCAAACTGAAGGACTAGGCTATCTGTATGCATTCGATGACGACTTCGATGCTGTCGACGACGTCTACCAACTCGACACAGCGACGGACCCGTCCGATCCGAGCTGA
- a CDS encoding lamin tail domain-containing protein has product MTWRHLFSILAVVTLVTLAGCGGAITDEATTPNGTTEPTSESPGETQNTLTANSSGTLSVNFINVGQGSSTLIVGPTNETMLIDSGDWSDDGEDVLAYLEKHDIDRIDYLVTTHADADHIGGHEAIIDYFETEGEGVGAVYDPGITSTSQTYQRYLDAVEEHDVTLYETRAGDQIPFEGVETQVLAPPEGYLAAGDRNENSIVVRLGFGQSSFLLPGDGETASEQFLVDEYGAVLNATVLSASHHGSQSSSGNEFLDVTDPRVAVLSSAYDSQYGHPHDEVLQRFSQQSIQTYWTATHGNIQVTSNGSAITVATQHDAPTAPLELRDGDPIEPGIDADLQQRTVIPVHGSTAMTDGGTTDESAEPTDQVGTLSIATIHEDASADENDNLNDEYIVFENTGDQPLELGGWSVADAADHTYTFPSGFTLDPGAQVALHTGSGSDSATDLYWGSGRAIWNNSGDTVIVRDDSGTIVLQEEY; this is encoded by the coding sequence ATGACGTGGAGACATCTTTTCAGTATCCTTGCTGTGGTCACCCTCGTCACCCTTGCAGGGTGTGGCGGTGCTATCACTGATGAGGCCACCACGCCGAATGGAACGACTGAACCGACATCAGAGTCCCCGGGTGAAACACAGAACACACTAACAGCGAACTCGAGTGGAACGCTGTCGGTCAATTTCATCAATGTGGGCCAAGGCTCGAGTACGTTGATTGTCGGGCCGACGAACGAGACGATGCTGATCGATTCGGGAGACTGGTCTGACGACGGTGAAGACGTACTGGCTTATCTCGAGAAGCACGACATCGACCGAATTGACTACCTCGTGACGACACACGCCGATGCGGATCACATTGGCGGCCACGAGGCCATCATCGACTACTTCGAGACGGAAGGGGAAGGAGTGGGTGCAGTGTATGACCCTGGGATCACGTCGACGTCCCAGACCTATCAGAGATATCTGGATGCAGTTGAGGAACATGACGTGACGTTGTACGAGACGCGAGCAGGTGACCAGATTCCGTTCGAGGGAGTTGAAACTCAGGTACTTGCGCCACCTGAGGGATATCTTGCGGCCGGTGATCGAAACGAGAACAGTATCGTCGTTCGCCTCGGCTTCGGTCAATCGAGTTTCTTGCTTCCCGGAGATGGAGAGACAGCTAGCGAACAGTTTCTCGTCGACGAATACGGGGCAGTCCTCAATGCGACTGTCTTGAGTGCTAGCCATCACGGCAGTCAATCCAGTTCAGGAAACGAGTTCCTTGACGTCACCGACCCGCGCGTCGCTGTTCTCTCGAGTGCATATGACTCCCAGTACGGCCACCCACACGACGAGGTTCTCCAGCGGTTTTCCCAGCAATCCATTCAGACCTACTGGACGGCAACGCATGGGAACATACAGGTGACGAGCAACGGATCTGCGATCACGGTTGCAACCCAGCATGACGCCCCAACTGCGCCGCTCGAACTTCGAGATGGGGACCCCATTGAACCTGGGATAGATGCTGATCTGCAGCAACGGACCGTCATCCCGGTACATGGGTCGACTGCCATGACTGATGGAGGAACGACGGACGAATCAGCAGAGCCGACAGATCAGGTGGGCACACTGTCTATCGCCACGATCCACGAGGACGCTTCGGCGGACGAGAACGACAATCTGAACGACGAGTACATTGTCTTCGAAAATACGGGCGACCAACCTCTCGAGCTCGGTGGTTGGTCAGTCGCTGATGCGGCAGATCACACGTACACGTTCCCGAGTGGATTTACGCTTGACCCCGGCGCACAGGTCGCCCTTCACACTGGCAGCGGATCGGATTCAGCAACTGATCTCTATTGGGGCTCTGGCCGTGCGATCTGGAACAACAGTGGTGATACCGTTATCGTCCGAGACGACAGCGGAACGATCGTACTTCAGGAGGAATACTAA
- a CDS encoding DUF3006 domain-containing protein: MPTDGTYTAVVDRFEDSLAVILLEDDGETVGEVVVDRERLPEDGRHVNAVLIVELEDEEVIDVTYKEQETVDRSERAQRRFDDLSQRPPSTEDESNTS; the protein is encoded by the coding sequence ATGCCAACTGATGGAACATACACGGCAGTCGTAGACCGGTTTGAGGACAGTCTCGCAGTGATATTGCTCGAGGACGATGGCGAAACGGTTGGCGAAGTAGTCGTCGATCGCGAGAGACTCCCCGAAGACGGACGTCACGTCAATGCAGTATTGATCGTCGAACTTGAGGATGAGGAAGTAATCGATGTGACATACAAGGAACAGGAGACGGTGGATCGATCGGAGCGGGCCCAACGCCGATTTGACGACCTGTCTCAGCGGCCACCATCAACAGAGGACGAGTCAAACACGTCTTGA
- a CDS encoding helix-turn-helix transcriptional regulator translates to MDDLTGFQRDLLYVIAGADRPSGQDVKGEIEQYYSSEINHGRLYPNLDTIVNKELVEKGQLDRRTNYYALTEDGERAIQDRKEWKALYID, encoded by the coding sequence ATGGATGATCTCACGGGGTTTCAACGAGACCTCTTATACGTGATCGCTGGCGCTGATCGCCCATCTGGACAGGATGTCAAAGGCGAAATCGAGCAGTATTATAGTAGCGAGATCAATCACGGACGGCTGTATCCGAATCTCGATACTATTGTCAACAAAGAACTTGTCGAAAAGGGTCAACTCGATAGGAGAACCAACTATTACGCACTTACAGAAGATGGTGAGCGGGCTATCCAGGACCGAAAAGAGTGGAAAGCGCTGTATATCGACTAA
- a CDS encoding PadR family transcriptional regulator, whose protein sequence is MYDLTGFQRDLLYTIAGQDDPHGLAIKDELEEYYEKEIHHGRLYPNLDEIVDKGLVEKGELDQRTNYYTVTARGRRELEARRGWEDQYVDELPSESE, encoded by the coding sequence ATGTACGATCTTACTGGCTTCCAGCGTGACCTGTTATACACGATCGCCGGGCAGGACGATCCACACGGACTCGCAATCAAAGACGAACTCGAAGAGTATTACGAGAAAGAGATTCACCACGGACGGCTCTATCCGAACCTCGATGAAATCGTCGACAAGGGCCTCGTCGAGAAAGGCGAACTCGACCAGCGAACGAATTACTACACAGTCACCGCTCGTGGCCGCCGTGAACTCGAGGCTCGACGGGGGTGGGAAGACCAGTACGTTGACGAGTTACCCTCAGAATCTGAGTGA
- a CDS encoding NAD(P)-dependent oxidoreductase: protein MTLNTIAVTGGNGKIGSAVLEHLADRGYETANISRGKRSEEFSDTYITTDLLDAGETYSAIAKTDADAVIHMGTIPEPYNHPDYQVYESSVMSASHVLEAADSLGLESVCLPSSINAIGSEHQERDADVRYLPVDENHPRTPDDAYGIAKHAMEVTADGIGRRPSTDLTIASLRYPWVMNEEEMHEHFIDTDRSLAALSEVHPATGRDVLFSYLHIDDAVVVARKAVEADFDGHEAFWAVAGDTAADAPTKDLVAEYFPHTEHHSELEGYDGLFDLSKSTTLLNWEPQRSWRDIE from the coding sequence ATGACGCTCAACACAATCGCAGTAACTGGCGGTAACGGCAAGATCGGGTCAGCGGTCCTCGAGCACCTCGCTGACCGCGGCTACGAGACAGCGAATATTTCGCGTGGCAAGCGCAGCGAGGAGTTCTCGGATACCTACATTACGACCGACCTACTCGATGCCGGTGAGACGTATAGCGCCATCGCGAAAACCGATGCCGACGCCGTGATCCACATGGGTACCATCCCGGAACCGTACAACCATCCCGACTACCAAGTGTACGAGAGCAGCGTGATGTCGGCGAGTCACGTTCTCGAAGCGGCTGATTCTCTCGGGCTCGAATCCGTCTGTCTTCCGTCTAGTATCAACGCGATTGGGAGCGAACACCAAGAGCGAGACGCCGACGTTCGATATCTCCCTGTCGACGAGAATCATCCCCGTACACCGGATGATGCATACGGTATCGCCAAACACGCGATGGAAGTGACTGCCGACGGCATCGGTCGCCGACCCTCGACGGACCTGACCATCGCCTCGCTACGGTACCCGTGGGTAATGAACGAGGAAGAAATGCACGAGCACTTCATCGATACCGACCGTTCGCTCGCTGCACTCTCAGAGGTACACCCGGCAACCGGTCGTGACGTCCTGTTCTCGTATCTCCATATCGACGATGCAGTCGTCGTCGCACGCAAGGCCGTTGAAGCTGATTTCGACGGTCACGAGGCTTTCTGGGCCGTCGCGGGAGATACCGCGGCCGATGCTCCGACGAAGGACCTAGTCGCCGAGTATTTCCCTCACACTGAGCATCACAGTGAACTCGAGGGGTATGATGGATTGTTCGATCTCTCGAAGAGTACAACTCTTCTCAACTGGGAACCCCAGCGAAGCTGGCGGGATATAGAATAA
- a CDS encoding mannonate dehydratase, producing the protein MDPTVMLPPKPDRRWTIAKQLGLNTAVVRFWGVDRWWEYETLMRTRNRFADHGFSLDVVEDRPPMERTVLGKEGRDEEIATVKTLIRNMGRLDIDTYCWVWTENPLGVIRTSDSLPGRGDSQRIGYDHEWMERAPDHEAADITEEELWDNLQYFLDRIVPVAEEAGVNLALHPDDPPTSPVRGVPRIVTSVDDYRRILEMYDSPRHGVTFCQGNFSAMEADIPETIREFGDRIHFVHFRDVEGDDRNFVETWHDEGPTDMKAAIEAYQEAGFDGPIRPDHVPRMVGEEDREDAMAGYTDMGRLFAIGYIKGLLE; encoded by the coding sequence ATGGACCCAACAGTCATGTTGCCCCCCAAACCGGACCGTCGCTGGACGATTGCGAAACAACTCGGCCTCAATACGGCCGTCGTCCGGTTCTGGGGTGTCGACAGGTGGTGGGAATACGAGACGCTGATGCGTACGAGAAACCGCTTTGCCGACCACGGTTTCTCGCTCGATGTCGTCGAGGATCGCCCACCGATGGAAAGGACCGTGCTCGGAAAAGAGGGGCGCGACGAGGAGATCGCGACCGTCAAAACACTGATTCGAAACATGGGGAGACTCGACATCGACACCTATTGCTGGGTGTGGACCGAGAATCCTCTCGGCGTAATCCGTACGTCAGATTCACTGCCCGGCCGAGGAGACTCCCAACGTATCGGCTACGACCACGAATGGATGGAGCGCGCTCCCGACCACGAGGCTGCGGACATCACCGAGGAGGAGTTATGGGACAACCTCCAGTACTTCCTCGATCGAATCGTCCCGGTCGCGGAGGAAGCTGGTGTGAACCTTGCGCTCCACCCGGATGATCCCCCGACTTCGCCGGTCCGAGGCGTTCCCCGCATCGTCACGTCCGTCGACGACTACCGACGTATCCTCGAGATGTACGATAGTCCGCGTCATGGCGTGACGTTCTGTCAGGGGAACTTCTCCGCGATGGAGGCAGACATTCCCGAGACGATTCGCGAATTCGGTGATCGGATTCATTTCGTCCACTTCCGTGACGTTGAGGGAGACGACCGGAACTTCGTCGAAACCTGGCACGACGAGGGACCGACCGACATGAAAGCCGCCATCGAGGCGTATCAAGAGGCGGGCTTCGACGGGCCGATCCGCCCCGACCACGTGCCTCGAATGGTCGGTGAGGAAGACCGTGAAGACGCGATGGCAGGCTACACCGATATGGGTCGATTGTTCGCCATCGGCTACATCAAGGGGCTCTTGGAGTAA
- a CDS encoding AGE family epimerase/isomerase — METSIAEERRAGLLTTLRIQYPDALADRGFRLLHPMTGEPYTDHRRHLVATCRSIANFSAGALVDGPDWCVDAAQHGIEFLRDGHGADDGNGYHLIVDGEGEPLDRTRSAYGHAFVLLAYARATAAGIEGAAADLEATHELLERRFRDDAGMLRSDCDVDWTEREAYRGQNANMHACEAYLAAYEATDDERYLERTRHLANVITVELAAETDGLLWEHYTDEWEHDFEYNADEPRHQFRPPGYQPGHHVEWAKFLALLDRYDEGDTETVPDEGWFARALALFDTAIELGWTESGFAYTVNADGDAIVPDQYGWALAEAIGASAVLAERADAYGHDDEVDRLRRWERRLVDRVDEYCGPDGVWYEKRLAPEDGGNPVEPDLPVVEPDYHPASAYYEGWRSARRVSDRE; from the coding sequence ATGGAAACGAGTATAGCTGAGGAACGGCGGGCAGGACTCCTCACGACGCTTAGGATTCAGTACCCTGATGCCCTGGCCGACCGCGGCTTCCGATTACTACACCCGATGACAGGCGAGCCGTACACCGACCACCGTCGACATCTCGTCGCGACTTGCCGATCGATAGCGAACTTTTCGGCGGGAGCCCTCGTTGATGGGCCGGATTGGTGCGTCGACGCAGCCCAACACGGTATCGAATTCCTCCGCGACGGGCACGGTGCCGACGACGGCAACGGATACCACCTCATCGTCGACGGCGAAGGCGAACCGCTCGACCGAACCCGCTCCGCATACGGGCATGCGTTCGTGCTCCTCGCATACGCCCGTGCGACGGCCGCCGGTATCGAGGGTGCTGCGGCCGACCTCGAGGCAACCCACGAACTCCTTGAGAGACGCTTCCGGGACGACGCCGGTATGCTCCGCAGCGACTGCGACGTCGACTGGACTGAACGAGAAGCCTACCGTGGACAGAACGCCAACATGCACGCTTGCGAGGCGTATCTGGCCGCCTATGAGGCAACCGATGATGAACGGTACCTTGAACGGACGCGCCATCTCGCCAATGTAATCACGGTTGAACTCGCGGCCGAAACTGACGGACTGCTCTGGGAACACTACACGGACGAGTGGGAGCATGACTTCGAGTACAACGCAGACGAACCCCGTCACCAGTTCCGCCCACCAGGCTACCAGCCCGGCCATCACGTCGAGTGGGCGAAGTTCCTCGCGCTGCTCGACCGCTACGACGAGGGAGACACGGAAACCGTACCCGACGAGGGATGGTTCGCTCGCGCGTTAGCGCTATTCGACACCGCAATCGAACTCGGATGGACTGAATCAGGATTCGCGTACACCGTCAACGCTGATGGAGACGCCATCGTTCCCGATCAGTACGGCTGGGCGCTCGCGGAAGCTATCGGCGCATCCGCTGTCCTCGCTGAACGAGCCGATGCGTACGGCCACGATGACGAGGTCGACCGCCTTCGTCGCTGGGAGCGGCGGCTAGTCGATCGTGTCGACGAATATTGCGGCCCTGACGGAGTCTGGTATGAAAAACGGCTTGCCCCTGAAGACGGTGGCAACCCCGTTGAGCCGGATCTTCCCGTCGTCGAACCCGACTACCATCCAGCGAGTGCGTACTACGAGGGTTGGCGCTCCGCACGAAGGGTGAGCGACCGTGAGTAA